The genomic segment AGCCCTGAGAGATGTTATGCAATAATTTAGATGCCCTTGCAACTCTCCAATATATCCCAATCTGTTTTTTAATGAAATATACCTTTCCAAAACATCTTCGATTTTAAATTTACAGTAAGTATTTTTATCGTATATTCCTTTTAAAATACCAGTTTGATTTGAATTATGTTGTCTATATCTAACTAATGGTTTATTAACAAACTCTATTTTTCCATTTATTGATGCTATAATTGCAATCCAATTATCATGGACCAATGAATCAACAAATGGTATTGCTTTCTTAGCAATATTGCTTCTTACAATCATTGCACAACCTGTAACAAAATTTCTTTCTAACAAACCCTCGGTCAAATCATATCCTGATTTATATATTATTCTTTTTCTAATTTCAGTTATACTATTTGCTGTTTTCGTTCCATTTTCATCAATTATCGAAAGATCGCTGCATACTAAAGTTACATCATCTTCCTTAAATTCATCCATAATTATAGATATCTTATCTTTTTCCCAAATATCATCTTGGTCACAATATGCAAAAAACTCTCCATTCCCAATTTTCGTAAGTTCCTCAAAAGCTTTATTAGAGCCTTCATTTGTCTTTCCTCTTATAACTGTGTAATTAAAATTTGTTATGCACTTCTTTAAAAAATCTTCACTTGTTGGAAAATCAGGACAATCATCATAAACAAATAGCTCTAGATTATTATAAGTTTGCTCGTTTAATGAAATCAACTGTTCTATAAACCAGTTTTCATTTGGTTTATAGACAGCTAGTAATATAGATACTAATGGCTTATCTACTTCCATACATCTTGTCATAGTAATTCTGATATTCTCCACTAATAATATTTTCCCACCAAGCTTTATTATCTAAATACCATTCGATAGTCTTTTTGATGCCTTCATCAAAAGTTGTTGTTGGAAGCCATCCAAGCTCATTATGAATCTTTGCAGGATCTATTGCATAACGCATATCATGCCCTTTACGATCTGTTACATATTTTATTAATGTTTCTGGTTTTCCAAGTTCATGAAGTACAGTTTTTACTACTTGTAAATTTGTACGTTCATTATGTCCACCAATATTATATACTTCTCCAACTTTTCCTTCATGAATAATTAGATCAATTGCTCTGCAATGATCTTCAACATAGAGCCAATCACGTACATTTTCTCCAGTTCCATATACAGGCAATTCCTTATCATTTAACGCATTTGCTATCATAAGCGGAATTAACTTTTCTGGAAAATGATATGGCCCATAGTTATTTGAGCATCTTGAAATTGTAACTGGTAGTTCATAAGTTCTAT from the Clostridium beijerinckii genome contains:
- the rfbB gene encoding dTDP-glucose 4,6-dehydratase, coding for MKIVVTGGAGFIGGNFVHYMLNKYKDYKIICVDALTYAGNMETLVSVKDNSNFSLYKIDIADRDAVYDMFEKEHPDMVVNFAAESHVDRSIENPEIFLKTNIIGTAVLMDACRKYGIKRYHQVSTDEVYGDLPIDRPDLFFTEETPIHTSSPYSSSKASADLLVGAYHRTYELPVTISRCSNNYGPYHFPEKLIPLMIANALNDKELPVYGTGENVRDWLYVEDHCRAIDLIIHEGKVGEVYNIGGHNERTNLQVVKTVLHELGKPETLIKYVTDRKGHDMRYAIDPAKIHNELGWLPTTTFDEGIKKTIEWYLDNKAWWENIISGEYQNYYDKMYGSR
- a CDS encoding glycosyltransferase family 2 protein, whose product is MTRCMEVDKPLVSILLAVYKPNENWFIEQLISLNEQTYNNLELFVYDDCPDFPTSEDFLKKCITNFNYTVIRGKTNEGSNKAFEELTKIGNGEFFAYCDQDDIWEKDKISIIMDEFKEDDVTLVCSDLSIIDENGTKTANSITEIRKRIIYKSGYDLTEGLLERNFVTGCAMIVRSNIAKKAIPFVDSLVHDNWIAIIASINGKIEFVNKPLVRYRQHNSNQTGILKGIYDKNTYCKFKIEDVLERYISLKNRLGYIGELQGHLNYCITSLRARRSYFLKPSLKELKIIIKYSKYYKASIVLEIFLPIMPEFVFKYIIRLTKKGIL